One part of the Arvicanthis niloticus isolate mArvNil1 chromosome 15, mArvNil1.pat.X, whole genome shotgun sequence genome encodes these proteins:
- the Avl9 gene encoding late secretory pathway protein AVL9 homolog isoform X2, producing the protein MEKAGRESDGAPCGPVLHIVVVGFHHKKGCQVEFSYPPLIPGDGHDSHTLPEEWKYLPFLALPDGAHNYQEDTVFFHLPPRNGNGATVYGISCYRQIEAKALKVRQADITRETVQKSVCVLSKLPLYGLLQAKLQLITHAYFEEKDFSQISILKELYEHMNSSLGGASLEGSQVYLGLSPRDLVLHFRHKVLILFKLILLEKKVLFYISPVNRLVGALMTVLSLFPGMIEHGLSDCSQYRPRKSMSEDAGLQESNPSADDFISESTSNILNTSLGTVTRTMAGNHGEDAVPQSEKPYFQVESNNNKGQEPSDTGRYLELPPRPSPESSESDWETLDPSVLEDASLKEREQMGSDQTHLFQKDSVPSDSPPITVQPQANTRQVVLIPGLISGLEEDQYGMPLAIFTKGYLCLPYMALQQHHLLSDVTVRGFVAGATNILFRQQKHLSDAIVEVEEALIQIHDPELRKLLNPTTADLRFADYLVRHVTENRDDVFLDGTGWEGGDEWIRAQFAVYIHALLAATLQLDNEKMLSDYGTTFVAAWKNTHNYRVWNSNKHPALSEINPKSKNLRQGSLSHQGYR; encoded by the exons GTTGAATTCTCTTACCCACCACTAATTCCAGGAGATGGACATGACAGCCACACTTTACCTGAAGAATGGAAGTATTTGCCTTTCCTTGCCTTACCAGATGGTGCACATAACTATCAGGAAG ATACTGTGTTTTTTCACTTGCCACCCAGAAATGGAAATGGAGCCACAGTATATGGTATCTCTTGTTATCGACAAATTGAAGCCAAG GCTTTAAAAGTGAGGCAAGCTGACATCACCCGAGAGACTGTTCAGAAAAGTGTCTGTGTTTTAAGCAAGCTG ccTCTTTATGGCTTACTTCAAGCAAAACTTCAACTCATTACACATGcatattttgaagagaaagatTTTTCCCAAATTTCTATTCTAAAG GAACTCTATGAACATATGAACAGTTCCTTGGGAGGGGCCTCCTTAGAAGGATCACAGGTATATCTTG GTCTGTCTCCTCGAGATCTTGTCCTTCATTTTCGACACAAG gTCTTGATTCTATTTAAGCTAATTCTTCTTGAAAAGAAG gttttgttttacatttctccAGTGAATAGATTGGTGGGTGCACTAATGACTGTGTTATCCCTTTTTCCAG gcATGATTGAGCATGGCCTCAGTGACTGTTCACAGTATAGACCCCGAAAGAGTATGTCTGAAGATGCTGGACTTCAGGAAAGTAATCCCTCTGCAGatgattttatttctgagtctaCTTCTAACATCTTAAATACCAGCTTGGGAACTGTCACGAGAACCATGGCAGGAAACCATGGAGAAGATGCTGTTCCCCAGTCGGAGAAGCCTTACTTCCAAgtagaaagcaacaacaacaaaggacaaGAACCCAGTGATACTGGCCGATATTTGGAACTTCCACCTCGTCCATCTCCAGAGTCTTCAGAAAGTGACTGGGAAACTTTGGATCCTAGTGTCTTAGAGGATGCCAGCTTGAAAGAAAGGGAACAGATGGGGTCAGACCAGACACACTTATTTCAAAAGGACTCAGTGCCCTCAGACAGTCCTCCAATTACTGTACAGCCTCAAGCTAATaccaggcaggtggtcctgatACCAGGGCTCATTTCCGGTTTGGAAGAAGACCAATATGGCATGCCGCTGGCCATCTTTACAAAG GGATATCTGTGTTTGCCTTACATGGCATTGCAGCAGCATCATCTTCTCTCTGATGTCACTGTTCGGGGATTTGTGGCTGGAGCTACTAACATCCTTTTTCGACAACAGAAGCACCTCAGTGATGCCATTGTGGAA GTAGAAGAAGCACTGATCCAGATCCATGATCCAGAACTTAGAAAGCTGCTTAACCCAACGACTGCAGACCTAAGGTTCGCAGATTACCTGGTGAGGCATGTGACTGAGAACCGGGATGATGTCTTCCTGGATGGAACAGGCTGGGAAGGCGGTGACGAATGGATCCGGGCCCAGTTTGCGGTCTACATTCATGCTCTGCTGGCTGCTACACTGCAGTTAG ATAATGAAAAGATGTTATCAGACTATGGAACAACTTTTGTTGCCGCCTGGAAGAATACTCACAACTACAGGGTGTGGAACAGCAATAAGCACCCAGCACTTTCAGAGATAAATCCAAA